Proteins encoded together in one Nitrospira sp. window:
- a CDS encoding cytochrome c translates to MRLSDRLFLVLLLCGSGSGVLLAQPSGTLDRGHTVYREHCVECHGEGGKGDGPKAPFLSPRPGNLVSAATSAKTDKELLRTIAQGKPRTAMPAWQDRLAAEDQEAALQYIRSLVRFSRSPAPSSPSP, encoded by the coding sequence ATGAGGCTGTCCGACCGCCTCTTCCTCGTGCTGCTGCTCTGCGGGAGTGGAAGCGGGGTGCTGCTGGCTCAACCATCGGGCACGCTTGATCGCGGCCACACCGTCTACCGTGAACATTGTGTGGAGTGCCACGGGGAAGGCGGGAAGGGCGACGGCCCTAAGGCCCCGTTTCTCTCGCCGCGCCCGGGGAATCTCGTGTCGGCAGCCACCTCCGCCAAAACCGATAAGGAACTGCTGCGCACGATCGCGCAAGGCAAGCCCCGCACCGCCATGCCCGCCTGGCAGGACCGATTAGCGGCGGAAGATCAAGAGGCCGCGCTCCAGTATATTCGCTCATTGGTGCGGTTCAGCCGATCCCCGGCCCCCTCGTCCCCATCCCCCTGA
- a CDS encoding PEGA domain-containing protein, with the protein MPHPRPSRYTHHFATLLMLLACSLHLAGCSIFGGTSQPLIVNSEPPGADVLINGTLAGTTPLQQQVPRRGDLTVEVHKTGYTPQTRVTGRKLSSVGIVDVIGGAFFLLPLLGLIAPGAWEQDPSTIGITLEPDKPHPATTP; encoded by the coding sequence ATGCCACACCCACGACCAAGCCGATACACACACCACTTCGCCACGCTCCTCATGCTCCTCGCCTGTTCGCTTCATCTCGCCGGCTGCTCGATATTCGGTGGAACATCACAACCGTTGATCGTCAATTCAGAGCCGCCGGGCGCTGACGTCTTGATCAACGGCACCCTCGCCGGCACCACCCCATTGCAACAGCAGGTGCCCCGAAGAGGAGACCTCACCGTGGAGGTCCACAAAACCGGCTACACGCCGCAGACCCGCGTGACCGGCCGAAAACTCAGCAGTGTCGGCATCGTCGATGTCATCGGAGGAGCATTCTTCCTGCTGCCGCTGCTCGGCCTCATCGCGCCCGGCGCCTGGGAGCAGGACCCGTCGACGATCGGCATCACTCTCGAACCGGACAAGCCACACCCTGCAACCACACCCTAA
- a CDS encoding NAD(P)-dependent alcohol dehydrogenase, whose amino-acid sequence MIDVQGYAARTAKSRLAPFTFSRRAVGRHDVLIGIQYCGICHSDVHQARDEWGGSSFPIVPGHEIVGIVEQVGASVKQFKVGQLVGVGCFVDSCRTCPQCKKGQEQYCEGHLSFTYNGTERDGVTQTYGGYSTKVVVDQRYVLRIPKQLRPEEAAPLLCAGITTYSPLRHWGVGKKHRLAVVGLGGLGHMAVKIGAALGAHVTVLSHSDKKRRDAKRLGAKDFFKTSDPKTFTTLAKQFDFILDTVSAPHDLDAQLELLKTDGTMILVGVPDKPAQLGAFPLIMQRRRLVGSLIGGIQETQEMLDFCAKHTCGADVEVIPIQQVNEAYDRLVRGDVRYRFVIDMSSLRQ is encoded by the coding sequence ATGATCGACGTACAGGGCTATGCCGCCCGCACCGCAAAATCCCGACTCGCCCCGTTTACTTTTTCGCGCCGCGCTGTGGGCCGGCACGACGTGCTGATCGGAATCCAGTACTGCGGTATTTGCCATTCAGACGTGCATCAAGCGCGGGATGAATGGGGCGGCTCGAGCTTCCCCATAGTGCCTGGACATGAAATTGTCGGCATCGTCGAACAGGTCGGCGCCTCAGTGAAGCAATTCAAGGTCGGCCAACTGGTCGGCGTCGGATGCTTCGTCGATTCCTGCCGGACCTGCCCGCAATGCAAGAAGGGCCAGGAGCAATACTGCGAGGGCCATCTCAGTTTCACTTACAACGGGACGGAGCGGGACGGGGTCACTCAGACCTATGGCGGCTACTCCACGAAGGTCGTGGTCGATCAGCGGTATGTCCTTCGCATCCCCAAGCAATTACGTCCCGAAGAAGCCGCGCCACTGCTGTGCGCAGGCATCACCACGTACTCTCCCTTGCGCCATTGGGGGGTGGGAAAGAAACATCGACTGGCGGTGGTCGGCCTGGGGGGACTTGGCCATATGGCCGTCAAAATCGGAGCGGCCTTAGGAGCTCACGTCACCGTGCTGAGCCATTCCGACAAAAAACGGCGCGATGCGAAACGATTGGGCGCCAAAGACTTCTTCAAGACATCCGATCCCAAAACATTCACGACGCTGGCCAAACAATTCGACTTCATTCTGGACACCGTTTCAGCGCCCCATGACTTGGATGCGCAATTGGAATTACTCAAGACCGACGGCACGATGATTCTCGTCGGCGTGCCGGACAAGCCGGCGCAATTGGGGGCCTTTCCATTGATCATGCAGCGGCGGAGATTGGTCGGCTCGTTGATCGGAGGGATTCAGGAAACGCAGGAGATGTTGGATTTCTGTGCGAAGCACACCTGCGGAGCCGACGTGGAGGTCATCCCGATACAACAGGTGAATGAGGCCTATGACCGACTGGTTCGAGGCGACGTCCGCTATCGGTTCGTCATCGACATGAGTTCATTGCGACAATAG
- a CDS encoding multicopper oxidase domain-containing protein, producing MTVRTTRFRQSVIRTVLGLAALSGLAMQPVESAFAKVVEVSMTAVETKLVIDGEGHTYDAWTFNGQFPGPVIRVQEGDEVVFSLTNPETNGRPHSMDFHAAETNFLEHYKEVRPGESLQYRFKAKWPGVFAYHCGASPMIQHIARGMMGAIIVDPKDPKAMPKADREYVLVQSELFKEPDDVDGMFDRKYQHVVFNGAVFRYDPVHSKAGGDFLDAKPGERVRFYFVNAGPNNVSAVHPIAEIWDDVWESGNPANHTRGVQTQLIPPAGAAILDMVLDNNDGVYPIVTHSLTDALRGAIALLKVDKDARQLPLMPLVAPAK from the coding sequence ATGACAGTACGCACTACCCGCTTTCGTCAATCGGTGATCCGCACGGTTCTGGGCCTGGCCGCGCTATCGGGCCTCGCCATGCAACCGGTCGAATCCGCGTTCGCGAAAGTCGTCGAAGTCTCCATGACCGCCGTGGAAACGAAGCTCGTCATCGACGGCGAAGGACATACATACGATGCCTGGACCTTCAACGGGCAATTTCCCGGTCCGGTGATTCGTGTGCAGGAAGGCGATGAAGTCGTGTTTTCGCTCACGAATCCCGAAACCAACGGTCGGCCCCACTCGATGGATTTTCACGCCGCGGAAACCAATTTCTTGGAACACTACAAAGAAGTGCGGCCGGGCGAGTCGCTGCAGTATCGTTTCAAGGCCAAGTGGCCCGGCGTATTTGCGTATCACTGCGGCGCGTCTCCGATGATCCAGCACATCGCGCGTGGCATGATGGGGGCGATCATCGTTGATCCGAAAGATCCCAAGGCCATGCCCAAGGCGGATCGCGAATATGTACTCGTGCAGAGCGAACTGTTCAAAGAGCCCGACGATGTCGACGGGATGTTCGACCGGAAATATCAGCACGTCGTCTTCAACGGAGCCGTCTTCCGGTATGACCCCGTGCACAGCAAGGCAGGAGGCGATTTTCTGGATGCCAAACCGGGTGAACGGGTCCGGTTTTATTTCGTGAACGCCGGACCGAACAACGTGTCGGCGGTCCATCCGATTGCCGAAATTTGGGATGATGTGTGGGAAAGCGGAAATCCGGCCAATCACACGCGTGGCGTGCAGACGCAACTGATTCCGCCGGCGGGAGCTGCCATTCTCGATATGGTGTTGGATAACAACGACGGGGTGTATCCGATCGTCACCCACTCCTTGACCGACGCTCTCCGTGGTGCCATTGCACTGTTGAAGGTGGACAAGGATGCGAGGCAGTTGCCGCTCATGCCGTTGGTGGCTCCTGCCAAGTAA